Proteins encoded in a region of the Zea mays cultivar B73 chromosome 4, Zm-B73-REFERENCE-NAM-5.0, whole genome shotgun sequence genome:
- the LOC100281123 gene encoding RING-H2 finger protein ATL2L, with amino-acid sequence MATPAPAGELAPGPGGEANKHGPRERQRAGARLLSLAVQPFALAVFFLFAAASALLLLVLVLAARASRHRGGSRYRVPSLDPAPSPPPPQSLRAGLSPADIHRLPSFTFPSPSSPRANGNGDDEAACSSPSCSCACAVCLEAARAGERWRAMPACAHAFHAACVDPWLARTPACPVCRAAVAVPVPMSEG; translated from the coding sequence ATGGCCACGCCCGCTCCAGCCGGCGAGCTCGCCCCGGGACCGGGAGGAGAAGCCAACAAGCACGGGCCCCGCGAGCgccagcgcgcgggcgcgcgcctCCTCTCGCTCGCCGTGCAGCCGTTCGCGCTCGCGGTCTTCTTCCTCTTCGCCGCCGCGTCCGCCCTgctcctcctcgtcctcgtcctcgccgcgcgCGCATCCCGCCACCGCGGCGGCAGCCGCTACCGCGTCCCGTCGCTCGACCCTGccccctcgccgccgccgcctcagTCTCTCCGCGCGGGGCTCTCGCCCGCCGACATCCACCGCCTTCCGAGCTTCAccttcccctccccctcctccccgCGCGCCAACGGCAACGGTGACGATGAGGCCGCCTGCTCCTCCCCCTCGTGCTCGTGCGCGTGCGCCGTGTGCCTCGAGGCCGCGCGCGCCGGGGAGCGGTGGCGCGCGATGCCGGCCTGCGCGCACGCGTTCCACGCCGCCTGCGTCGACCCGTGGCTCGCCAGGACGCCCGCCTGCCCCGTCTGCCGCGCCGCCGTCGCCGTCCCCGTCCCGATGAGCGAAGGCTGA